One window of Nymphaea colorata isolate Beijing-Zhang1983 chromosome 1, ASM883128v2, whole genome shotgun sequence genomic DNA carries:
- the LOC116245668 gene encoding inhibitor of trypsin and hageman factor-like, which translates to MATTIQGTVRPSCAQFMGVALLFFFLLSASSMAQDCKGKSSWPELVGMQGQVAPPIIQAENPDVKEVDIVKEGTFVITDFRCDRVRVWIKPNGTIYEAPTIG; encoded by the exons atggCAACAACAATTCAAGGGACGGTGAGGCCATCATGTGCCCAGTTCATGGGGGTTGCCctactcttcttcttcctcctttctgcCTCCTCCATGGCCCAAGACTGCAAAg GGAAGAGCTCATGGCCGGAACTGGTGGGCATGCAGGGACAGGTCGCTCCCCCGATCATCCAAGCAGAGAATCCTGATGTGAAGGAAGTTGACATTGTGAAAGAAGGAACCTTCGTTATTACGGACTTCCGCTGCGACCGTGTTCGTGTCTGGATTAAACCGAATGGCACCATTTACGAGGCCCCCACCATTGGCTAG